GTCGTTTCAGCTTCTCGCCTATCTCTTTCCGGGTCCTGACTGATGATTTTTGATATTGGGTGCTAACGAACTTGTGAGTATCAACGAACGGAATTCTTACACCATTACGAATAAGGTAATTTCTTGCAATACCGAATACTCCATAGTAAGAGCGGCTAATTGCTGATCTAAGGTAAGCCTCCTGGATGGCAGAGATGTTGGCAGTGTTCAACAGTTCTCCGGCAAGATCAATGTAGGATTTCCAAGGAAAGCTCATACAGGCTGCACCATAACTGTTACCAGCATTCTTGTAGTCTCATCCACATCCAGCCACCACTCGTTATCGAATCGATCTAACAGATCCAGTGACCTCTTGGGTTCAATATCGGTTTCGATAATCACGGAAAGACCCTCATAATGCTCTTCAGTATCCTTGTCCATTTTCAGCACGATCTTGACTGCATGATTGGAAAAGATCTCCCTTATCTTTTGACTGGTCTCAAACAGCGGTCGGATCAGTTCTTTATGTTTTCTCAAGAGTTGATTCACTTCGTTCTGGTTCTCAAGTTCGAAAAATTTCTCGAGGGACCAACCAGGCGCCTCCTCAACGAGCATGCCAGTTTTCTCCATTTTCATTTTCTTAAGAGACTGCAACGCTTTGCTTGTATCTTCAGCAAGACTTTCAGATAGTCGTCCGTCCTTGGATACACGAGAGTGAAAAACGCATGTCTGGCCGGATTCAAAGGAAACATGAATAAGCTTTGCCTGATAGTCCGAACGCATCAGAGGTTGTATACGTTTTGCAGTAACTTCTCCACGACCCAGCGCAGGATGAACGATCGAATCTCCCGCATCCAGGGCGTCCCAAAACAATTCGTGCAACCCAATTTCCCACGCCATGATTTTTAAGTAGGCGTCACGTCGATCAAAGTCTTCGGCGGTTGCGTAATCCTTTGATCCTTGTCCTGTCACTACATTGTGCAAATGCATTGCTGTTTTCAAAATGTAGTCTTTGTCCTGCACCCTGTTAAATAGTTTTGGAGGTACTGCAGATACTCCATGCAACGCTCCCAATAGTCCTCCCAGAAAACCGGAGATTGTATCGGTATCGCTGCCAAGCATATTAACTGCCGTTAGCAATGCCTTGGTAGGATCTGCTGAATATTTGCACAGAAGAAAAATTGCCACACCAACAGTTGTCGTTCCCGATCCCCGCGTTGAATTAGTCAGGGCGCCTGTTAGAGCATAAAATTCGTTATCATGGGAATTTCCATTTTGCTTGATTTGATTTAAGTACTGAAAGACTTCATTTTTAGTTGCATCCAAGGTTTCCTGAAAGGATTTACCGTCTAATGGATGCTTATTCCATTCTTCAATCCAAGATTGGATCGAATTGTTATTTTCTGGTTCGAAATCAAGAGAATCGCGTAAGAATTCTAAGAACGGTGACACTGAGAGCTCTCTTTCCCTCAAAAGAAACCAAATGGCGGCTGCATAAAGGATGCATCCCACAATCGCCCGAGGATGCCCGTGCGTTACGATGGCATTCAGAAAGCTTTCTGAGCGAAGCTTATTCAGACTAAAAGCGTTCGTGAGGGCAATGGGCAACACTCTCATTGCGGCACCGTTCGCACCAGCATTTCTATAAGAAAGCTCCTTTGTCGAATAAAAGTTTCTGATCCATTCTTTGCTCGTTTGGTTTAGCTTTCTTGCGGCCATCTTGATTGTCCTGCCACCACCGCGTTCATAGTGAAGCCACAAGGGGAGCTCAAAATATGCGAATCTTTCAGGATTAAACTTTCCCGATTCATCGATGCATCTATAAACCGCCAGGGTAAGTTGGGTGTCATCAGAGTATGCCCCCTCTTCTATCGTCTCCCGGTATCCCCAATATCTTCCGCCCACGAGTTTCTGCCAGGAAACGAAGTCGTCCAGGTAGTTGCGGCCGGACTGCTTTTTTGTTGCAGCCGGATAATGGCCGAATTCTGTAGGCCATCCCAACGCATCTCCCACAGCGCTGAAAGCCAAGGCGCCCTTGAACTTATCCAGTAACGCACCATTTGACTGTGCCTGAGCACTCATGGCTCACTCCTGATTTCGAAATCCGCTCTGAACCAGCGAATATCTCCTATGTAATATTCTACGAAGTAATACCCATCTGGAACACTCGCCATTTGCAGAATGGACCAGTTCCAGAAAACGCCGCTGCTTTCGAACTGTGTTGAACCTTCTTTGATGATATTCAGACCTGAATCAAACCAAACAATCCGCGATTTAATACCTGCAGTTACATGAGCGTTCACAAGGAGAGTGGCACTATCCGATGATGAGAATACCGTTTCATGCTCATGCGGAGAGGCGCAATTATCTTTCGTAATTTCTTGGGATGTCAACAGAAACCGTTTTGCATGAGGAAATCCTCTATGAAATAATTTTTCGTCAACCGTGAATGTAGGATGTGTCCGATTGCCCCACAGCCGTTTCCCTTCTTCCAAGCTCGCCTGACTCATGAAGTATACTCCCTGGATGTTAGCAAAGGGAATCTCACTCGGAATGAGGCACTCGGCCTGTACATTTCGGTGCCAAACTTCCGTTGGAACGTAAATACCATTCAGATGCGAACGAATTGTGTCCCAGTCAACTAGTTTCAGTCCTGCCGATCCTTCTGCTTGTTTGTGACCATCTCCTTTTCGTACTGCATTCGTGTCTGTAAAGTGAACACCATCCCAGAATGCAACACTTTGATCAATAATGAGGTAACAGATGTGGCCGTTCTGTTTGTTCGTTCGATCCACGTTTTCTTGAACGCGATAAGCCATCGGAGTTCTCGGACAGAAATAGGAATGAATCCTATCCCAATTGCCAAACTGTTTATCTACAATTACAGAGCCTTGCGTTCCTCCACAAAAGACTTTATCCAGCAATCCAGCATTCTCAAGCTTTTGCTTGCTCCAGATGCCACCGCATTGACCGATGATGGAAAGGTTATCAATGCAGGTGAAATGATAGAGCTTGTAGATGCCATAATGATCCAGGACTTTCTTTATCTGCTCTTTCTCTTTATGAATAGCCGTGGGCATTTTTCCCTACCGAACGAGATCATCGATCGTTCTCGCCATACGGGTGTTGATCTTCACTCACACGTATGGGCTGAGTCATGGCATTCACAGACAAATAATAATGAGAAACCTTTGTTACCTCGTGCCAGTCGAAGCGAGCAGGATCTTTGATGGGTTCTACGCGGGGATCCGATTTGCAGTTGGTCACGACATATAGCCAAAAGCAATCGCGGCGATCTTCTGCAACACGCCTCTCATTTGGCGTGAGAAGGACATTGCCGGCTGATGCACTCAATCCTTTCACCTCAATCAATTTCAACTCGCCACTATTTAGATCCAGGCTGGTTACGTCATAACCAAGATTTTTCTCGTGTATGTCAAACACTTGCCTTCCTTGCTTCGTCTCATACTCCATCACGACCCGCATGGCAATCGCTTCAACCTCCGGATCCGGTGTGAGATGTCTGATCTCCGGCGATTCTCTTTGCGGATGGGGTAGAACAAGGATACTTGTTATTCTTTCTACCGCCTGGAGAGTAAGTGATTTTTGCCTGTCCAGTTCCTGTCTCCTGCGATCCCTGCGCGCTAATAATTCCGCATGGCGCGATTCTGACTGCGCGAGTCTCCCTTCGGATCCTGGAAATTTCTGCTCAACATCGGCAGCAGCCCGGCCTATCTCTTCATCAGCACGCTGCAGCAATTCCGTTAGCGAGAGCTCAATGTGAGAAGATATTCGATTGATTTCCGCGAGTCTTTCCGCTCTCGTTTCTTCCAAAAACTGCTTTAACTGATTTTCGTTCAACCACTGCACCGCTTCCGGAAGGTTAGCAACAGCAGGAAGCGAAGCCGGAAGATCGCCCACCGTGAAGTTGCCCATAGCATTCATCTCCTGCAAGCGGGGCTGGTCACTCTCTGAAATTTCTAAAACAAATAGGCGCTCATGGATGATTTGACCCAATCCATCCACAACGCGTGCTCTGTAGAAATCGATCCTTGCAGGCGTTTGGTGCTGTAAAGAATAAAAACAAGCACCCTTGCCGAAGGAACTCAAAGCCTGCGAGTAAGTGTGCCTGCGGATCGATTCAAATAAAGGATGTCCAGGAGTAACCCATTCCAGGTTGTTTTCCTCAGCTGTTTCGCGATCCGTGGAGCACCGAGGGTATTTTGAAGCTACCGAAGGAAGTCTCCAATCGGCATCTCTTTCAAACCTTCGGAGAACGCCAGGGGTTCTGGAGGGTTCAAATGTATGTGGCAGGCCGGGTGTCAGCTTGATTGTCATGGGAACGTATTCTGCTGATTCAGTAAGGAACCGCGCAATCGTTTCAGGCACAACGCGACGTTCTTGTGCGAGAGCGCGGCGCTCTACGAGCATCTCTAAATTCAACTTCTTGGCAGCGAGATTTTCTAAAGCATGCTGGCAAATCGAACGAAACTGTTTTTCGTCAACATTTCTGAGTATTCGATCCTCCAGATCGGCGTCTCCCAACTTCCCGGCATAGTATTCCCTCAACACGCGCTCTATCTGGGCTGCCGGAAGAATTTCGCCGACAACGTTGAAAACGGTATCGTCATCCAACGCGTCGCGAATCTCTTGTAATTTTTCCAGGAGACGCTGCAAAACATGGCCTTCGATCGTATTGGTTGCAACAAAATTAAAGATCAGGCAATCGTGTCTCTGGCCGTATCTGTGGATACGCCCCATTCGCTGCTCTAGACGATTTGGATTCCAGGGAATATCGTAGTTGAACAGAATATGACAGACCTGGAGATTGATTCCCTCCCCGGCCGCTTCTGTTGCCACAAGGATCTGGATCTCCTTTTCTCTGAACTGTTGCTCCGCATGCAAGCGAGTCCCTTTTTCTTCGCGAGATCCTGATTTCATTCCGCCATGAATACATCCAATTTTGAATCCCCATCCCTCAAGACACCTCATTAGATAATCCAACGTGTCTTTGAATTCCGTGAAGATCAACAATTGTTTTTCGGAATGGTCAAAAAAACCTTCGGTATGAAGCAAGTTCTTTAAGCGCGAAAGTTTGGCCTCAGTGCCGGAGTCTTCTACGGTCTGTGCTTGCTCCGCCAGACGTTTGAGTATCTCAATTTCCTCCTTGACTTGTTCTGCATTTGCAGCGAGTGAAATCGCTTCAAACATCTGTTCCAGGCGCTCTCTTTCGACCTCTTCCATTTCATCCAGCTCTTCCGGATCGGGAAGCTCGGGCGGCGCGAAACGTGCGAGATCTTGAGCCCGTTTTAATCCATCGTCCAATCGCCTAGCGCGGTTCTCCAAAGAACGCCGCATTGCATGAATACTTGACGCCAACCGCCTCTGGTATAGCGACATCAAAAAGCCCACTGCGCGGGCTCGCGGATCGTCCTCTTGAGCAGCGGCCTTTGCGCTCTGTTGTTTTACAAAGCGAGTCACATCGCGATAAAGATCGAACTCCGCTCCATCGATGTGGAAATCAACTGTTCTCGGAATCCGTTTTGTAAAAATTTTTGTGGCTGCCCACGTTCCATCAGCTTGACGTTCAGGAAAGTAGACCATTGCTTCTTTCGTGCGTCGCAAATAGAAAGGCGCACGCCGTTGTTCCATCGCCTGCCGGATTGACTTCACATCGGCGTAGGCATCCGGATCGAGGAGTTGAAGGAATAGACTGAAGTTTGCCGGATCACCTTTATGTGGGGTTGCCGTAAGAAGCAGCAAATGGTCCGTTGCATCCCGGATCAATTCTCCCAACGCATATCTCGATGTTTTCTTAGATGGAGGTGTCCATGACATCCTATGTGCTTCATCCACAATCGCCAGATCCCAATGGACTTGCTTGAGGCCAGGCAACACATCCGATCGCTTCGCTAAATCCAGAGATGTGATGACTCTTTTCTGTTCCAACCACTGATTCATACCAAACTGGTCCCGAATATCATGTCCCTTCATTACCACAAATTTTTCGTCAAATTTCTCCTTCAGCTCTCGTTGCCATTGAAAAGCAAGATTGGCCGGGACGACAATCAGAATCCGCTCCGCCAGACCGCGCAGCTCCAACTCGCGGATAAGAAGACCGGCCATGATGGTCTTTCCCGCACCCGCATCATCTGCCAGCAAGAACCGGACGCGCGCCACTTTAAGCAGGTAGTCGTAGACAGCCTCTAATTGATGGGGCAACGGATCGACACGGGAAATTGAGAGGCCAAAGTACGGATCAAACTCGTAGGCAATTCCCAGCGAATACGCCTGCAAGCCAAGATTTAACAGGCGACCGTCACCATCGTAGTTCAATCTGGAATCAGTAAAGGACAGCCCTTCAAGTTCTACCGAAGAAAGAGTGACTTTTCGAAAGCGCTCGCTTTGAGTGCCTACAAGGCCCAGGATCCATGTATCAGACCCACTCTGCTGGACAGTCTCCACCCGCATCGGTTCACTGAACATCGATCCAATCAGGATCTGGCCCTCTCTTACTTTCGGCGGTTCATTCATAAACGTGAATATCTCGTGATTATTGTATTTTATGACCAGCAGGAAATCACTCAGAATTTGAGAAGTTATAATTGCTGTATAATTTGGAGCTGCGAATGTTTGCTAAAATTTTAATTGGTTGTCCTCACTGTAGAAATGTCTGCTCAGGTCAAGTACACTGCAGGGCAATCAACGAAGAGCTTGAATTATTCACGAATTTTCATAAAAGTTTTCGAAAAAATGGACACTATAAAAGCAGACGCAGCGTAAAATCGTTATCGCGATGAACATACGTGAGCTTCAAAAGAACATCGGGAAGCTCTTTCGCATCCGGCCGAAAGTCCAACGGATAACGGTTGACGGAAAGGACCTTCCGTTTGAGGATGACAAGTGGATCCTAGAAAAGGATGGTCAAGGGAAACTCTTTTTACAGAACACGCGAACCGCTCATGTCTTCCGTTTGTCAGGCGGAAATGTGAAGGAGTTCAGAGAGCCGGATTTCATTCTGTTGCGCGCTCAGTTGACACTACGAGGCAACGCCGTCGACATCGAACCTATATTTTGAATCCTTCCACTCAAATTCTAGCTTTGCACTATTTTTGAGAACTAGATTTCACATCGCAAACGAAATCTGTGGTGTCGCATTTCCCAACAGGCTGATTATCCGATTTGCCCCGAAGCATGATTCCTGGCTAGTTCTTGGCAAATTGTCTTCATTCGATGCCGGTCACATGAGCCTGAGAATATACGAACCTGACACGGGCGCAATGATCATCAGCCAACTTCTTGAGTTGGTTGTAATAGGCCAGGCCGAACAGGCCACTGCAATGAGCGGCAAATACTCGATCAATTATACTTGATGAACGCGCCTTGGTTTGTAACCAGTTCTTACCGTGAGTCATACCGGCCCTAGAAACTTCTCTCATAGCTTTCACAATGTTGCTTTTGAGCTCTTTTTCAGTATGCTCCGATTTATCCAGTTCAACGTACTGCTCTAAAATCCATTCGATTGCTTTCTGCGACGGCATATAACGAATGCACTGAAGAAGCTGTTTCCTGCCTGCTGGCTCAAGCTCCGACCAAGCTTCAGTAAATTTTGACCATGACCAATCGGGTTCAACATTCGAAAAGTATTTCAAGGTTGCGACCATAATTTCATTCTTAAGGTGACTGTTCTCACGTAGCGTATAACGACTTTTCAGACTCTCGGGATCGTCAACCAGGTTCCGTTGCGAGGCAGTTTTGTATAGAAGTGAGATAAACCCATCTGCTGCAATCTCAATGAGATCAGGATCGTTTAACCAGCGTATGACATATTGATCTCCGTCTATCGATGGGTTCATCAATATCCAGTTCAATAGAAGCCATTGAATCATCCGGTAATTTTCAACTGGTAATTTATTTGAATTCCTAACCTGTTCCCTGTACCAGTCACGGACGATAGGATCCTTCGAATAGAGTAGTGCCTTAAATACGGTTTTATAAGAACGGCTGTCCTCGGATGCGCGAATCAGAAAAGTGTTCGCGTAACGCGAATCATAACCAGACAAAAGCCGTATAAGCCATCTATGCTTCCAATCTGATGGATCGCAGTCCTGGAGCCATCTTAACGCCGGTTTAATTGCTGCCTTAGTCCTGAACTCCATAAGGAAGCGTATCGCTCCCCAAAGAAGCTGATCATCTCTTTTCTCAAGCACCGAGATTAGCTTCTTCTCATTTGATTTCGTTCGAAATCCCCCAAAAGGGCCGAGACGTTCCTTCTCTTCGGAAAACCATTCTGATGGATATGATCCTAAAAGAGCATCAAATGTCTGCGATGAAGGCAGATTAGAAAGGCATACCGTGGCTCTCATTCTGGTCACCTGAGCGAACGGCGAATCAGCCTTTCGAAGGTTTGCGAGACGGATCAGATCCTTAACAAAGGATTTATCGGACGAGGTCAGTAGAGTAGCAAAAAGTTCCTGTGAACCAAGATTGGCTTCTGGCAGGCTCAACATTTGCAATAAAATTTTTCGCGTGACGGATGCTTTTCCAATCCAGCGTAGTATCAATAAAGCGGCATCAATCGCCTCGCTTGAGATCGTCCTTGAATATGTGATGAAGTAATCGCGATTAATCGCCATCTGGACCTTTCTCGCAATCACTTCTGGGATCCTAGTTTTCTTAAAACTTTTCCACCACTTTCGCATGGAAATCCCTGAGAAACCAGAAAGCACACGAAGATGAGATTCTACTTCTTCGAGTGTGCTTGCCGATCTGAGTTGATTCACTGCTGCTCGAATAATTCTTTCAAAATTCTTTTGATCGAAAACCTTGAACATCCTATTTGAGGGTGTTAGGGACGGTAGTCGAACACGTTTCTGACGTTTTTCCATGCTGACCAGAGTGGTAATCGCAGCTGGAGTTCCGTTCATAATTAGCATTGCGACTGCATAGGGATATGTCGATTCCTTTGTTGAGGCGCTTCTTCTACACCAGGTTAATAGTGCTGTTGATCGAAGATTACCGAGCGCTACAATACATGCTTTTTTAACGAGAAGGTCATTTGATTCATTGAGATTCTTCAGGCAGAGTTCCTCGGATTCTCTGTGTTGGAGTTTGCCGCTCGCACATAAAGAATGGGGAGAATTCTCTCCTTCTAGGGCGGTTAATTTTTTGAGGAGGTCGTGCTGATATGACGTACCTTCCATACCCAAAAAAGCCAGTGCTAATTTAGGGTCTTGCAATTTGCCTTCTTCAGTCTTCACTTTGATGATATTGCATAACTCCTCAGGATGACGAATTAACGCATTTCTAAACGAATCCTTGGTTAATACCTTCTTTCTTGTCTCCAAAGGGAGTATTTCTGAATCAAGAAATGAATAAACAATTGCTAGTTGCTCTTTCGTCAAATCTTTCTTAAAGTGTTTGATTATCCCAGCTATGGCGCCCTGAGCGGTTTCTTTCACGTATGGGTAGAGCTGCAACAGATGGTCCACAGCGTCCTGTGCTGAAAGCGTCTTTAATCCTTCAGCCATAAACGACATCGGCAAGGGCGGTGTTGTTGTTTCAGTTAAATAGGATATGGCGGACTTTGGGAAAAGCCTGCACGCGATTTCGCCAAAGTACGCATGATTGAGGTTCTGTTCCTGGAAAATATGATTCAGAACCGCAGCAAATACATTGTGCGAGATATCGCTTTGGCGCCCGTAGAAAAGGAAAAACCAGGCAAACTTTCCCAGTGCCTCGATTGATGGCCCGACTGCATCGAATATCTGATCTAACAACCGCTCGATAGATGCTTCGCTGGAGTTTAAGCAAAGTTCAATGGCTCTTTTCGCGAGAATAATTGCGCCCCAATCGGTGCTCAGCGAATAACCTCTTTCCTGCTTGGTTAAGAATCCTTGTTGCAGAAGGATGTTCCAGGAGTTTTCATTCATCCTGTGCGGGTTGAACTCTTCGATCGTTTTGATTGAGTCGAAGGGTAGCGGGAGTTTTACCGTTGCGATTAGGTCAATAATCCTATTAATCATCTCCTCCACCCCTCTATAACTTGTTGGTTTGTCAGCTGGAATTAATCTAGCGAATTCGTCGATGCGATCTTTCATAAAGATCAAGGAGAAATCTATAACTGCTATTTCAGGCATCTCCGAAAGTTTCTTGCCTTCCTTCTTCCATTTCTCAAGTATTCGAAGTGCTCCTGGCCACCCAAGTTGTGGCCACAGCCACATGGGAATTTCTTGAACCGAAATGTTGCGAAGTTTAAGAGCGGACCTCAGTTCCGTTTCGGTAAAATCACCTAAACTAATTTCTTGAAGTTTGAAGATATTCGATGTTTTAAGAGTATCGAACAAAAGCGGGGCCCATTCGCGCAAAACTGCCGAACGACAAGAAAAAACCCATCTGACGTTCCAGCTTTTCAGGCTTTCCAGAAATTCATTCGATGAAACAAAGTTCATCAGATCTCTGAACGGAGCGGCATTCAATGCGTCAACAAAAATCCAAACGCAACAATTTCTTGCCTTCAAGGTGTCTTGGATGTTCTCAAATAAAACGCGAACATTTCCCGGGAGCTGAAGGGTCCCGCCGGTGACGATTTGAATCCGACTGAAGAGTTCTATCTCGAATTTAACGAGCCACTCTTCTTTGCAAATTGAAGAGGCCGAATAAAAAAAGACTATATTGTCTGCGTTTAGTTTTTCTGCCCAAGTTCTAAGTAAGGATGTTTTTCCAGTTTGTTCTTTTCCTGTCAAAACAAGGACATTCTTGCTTCGTTCGGAAACAAACTTTACAAAGGAAGCATCTGCTGAGTCCCTTGGAACAACCAAAGATAAATCTGTTGCGGGACGCACGGATTCCTGGTACAGATCAGAGATCGAGTTAGCGGCCCTTTGAAGCACCCTAAAACGGTTGGAGCTTTTCTTCAATCTTTTAAGTTCGTTTTTTAAGAAATGATGATGCTTCTGCTGATAGTGTTTACACTCGGCTCGCCATTCTCTTGCCGTTTCAGAACCCAATTTTAGTGCGGACACTACCGTTTCTGGACAGGAAAGAAGTAGCTCCCAAAATCTTTCATCAGACCAATAATCAAGATTCACAAGCCATTTTTGCCGGTGTTGCTCAATTGAATCTCTGGCCGGATTGCTCAGTGAACAATTGGTAACGATTATGAAATACTCAGTGTTCCCCGGATTTTTCTCGATTTGATCAAAATGTCGGGCAAGATCCGATTCACTGACCGCTTTTTTCATCTTCTTCTTCGCTTCGAAGCGCCACTCTCTACCGCTAAGTTCTGCGCGGATATCAAAGCCTCCTTGGTAACCGGACGACTGTTTTTGAATATTCTTGAAGCCGAGGTCCTGAAGAAGAGGTATCAGTAAATTCTTTTCGAAACTGGTGCCATTCAGCTTAGCTATCTTTTTGCTGATTACTTTTCGGGAATCTGTCATTAATTTTTGATTGCTTTCATCGTCACTTGATCGTAAAAGCCAAAACTGCAACGTTCATAGTCCTGGTTGAGAACGCAGGTAATTGCCGAGGGCAAGATCATGTCCAGTTAAAATTAACAGCCGGATTGCCGAGTTATAACTGACATCTAGATTGTATCTAAAGGCATCTTCTCAGTCGACAGCCCTTTTATTTTCATCGTCGTTTTGTGCAGCCTAATTCACGGTCTCGCTGAAAGTGATGTTTAGCCTGAAACTATTTCTATCGAAAAAGAAGAACTCCAATTGATGGTCAGAACATTC
This DNA window, taken from bacterium, encodes the following:
- a CDS encoding restriction endonuclease, giving the protein MQFWLLRSSDDESNQKLMTDSRKVISKKIAKLNGTSFEKNLLIPLLQDLGFKNIQKQSSGYQGGFDIRAELSGREWRFEAKKKMKKAVSESDLARHFDQIEKNPGNTEYFIIVTNCSLSNPARDSIEQHRQKWLVNLDYWSDERFWELLLSCPETVVSALKLGSETAREWRAECKHYQQKHHHFLKNELKRLKKSSNRFRVLQRAANSISDLYQESVRPATDLSLVVPRDSADASFVKFVSERSKNVLVLTGKEQTGKTSLLRTWAEKLNADNIVFFYSASSICKEEWLVKFEIELFSRIQIVTGGTLQLPGNVRVLFENIQDTLKARNCCVWIFVDALNAAPFRDLMNFVSSNEFLESLKSWNVRWVFSCRSAVLREWAPLLFDTLKTSNIFKLQEISLGDFTETELRSALKLRNISVQEIPMWLWPQLGWPGALRILEKWKKEGKKLSEMPEIAVIDFSLIFMKDRIDEFARLIPADKPTSYRGVEEMINRIIDLIATVKLPLPFDSIKTIEEFNPHRMNENSWNILLQQGFLTKQERGYSLSTDWGAIILAKRAIELCLNSSEASIERLLDQIFDAVGPSIEALGKFAWFFLFYGRQSDISHNVFAAVLNHIFQEQNLNHAYFGEIACRLFPKSAISYLTETTTPPLPMSFMAEGLKTLSAQDAVDHLLQLYPYVKETAQGAIAGIIKHFKKDLTKEQLAIVYSFLDSEILPLETRKKVLTKDSFRNALIRHPEELCNIIKVKTEEGKLQDPKLALAFLGMEGTSYQHDLLKKLTALEGENSPHSLCASGKLQHRESEELCLKNLNESNDLLVKKACIVALGNLRSTALLTWCRRSASTKESTYPYAVAMLIMNGTPAAITTLVSMEKRQKRVRLPSLTPSNRMFKVFDQKNFERIIRAAVNQLRSASTLEEVESHLRVLSGFSGISMRKWWKSFKKTRIPEVIARKVQMAINRDYFITYSRTISSEAIDAALLILRWIGKASVTRKILLQMLSLPEANLGSQELFATLLTSSDKSFVKDLIRLANLRKADSPFAQVTRMRATVCLSNLPSSQTFDALLGSYPSEWFSEEKERLGPFGGFRTKSNEKKLISVLEKRDDQLLWGAIRFLMEFRTKAAIKPALRWLQDCDPSDWKHRWLIRLLSGYDSRYANTFLIRASEDSRSYKTVFKALLYSKDPIVRDWYREQVRNSNKLPVENYRMIQWLLLNWILMNPSIDGDQYVIRWLNDPDLIEIAADGFISLLYKTASQRNLVDDPESLKSRYTLRENSHLKNEIMVATLKYFSNVEPDWSWSKFTEAWSELEPAGRKQLLQCIRYMPSQKAIEWILEQYVELDKSEHTEKELKSNIVKAMREVSRAGMTHGKNWLQTKARSSSIIDRVFAAHCSGLFGLAYYNQLKKLADDHCARVRFVYSQAHVTGIE
- a CDS encoding ADP-ribosylglycohydrolase family protein; this encodes MSAQAQSNGALLDKFKGALAFSAVGDALGWPTEFGHYPAATKKQSGRNYLDDFVSWQKLVGGRYWGYRETIEEGAYSDDTQLTLAVYRCIDESGKFNPERFAYFELPLWLHYERGGGRTIKMAARKLNQTSKEWIRNFYSTKELSYRNAGANGAAMRVLPIALTNAFSLNKLRSESFLNAIVTHGHPRAIVGCILYAAAIWFLLRERELSVSPFLEFLRDSLDFEPENNNSIQSWIEEWNKHPLDGKSFQETLDATKNEVFQYLNQIKQNGNSHDNEFYALTGALTNSTRGSGTTTVGVAIFLLCKYSADPTKALLTAVNMLGSDTDTISGFLGGLLGALHGVSAVPPKLFNRVQDKDYILKTAMHLHNVVTGQGSKDYATAEDFDRRDAYLKIMAWEIGLHELFWDALDAGDSIVHPALGRGEVTAKRIQPLMRSDYQAKLIHVSFESGQTCVFHSRVSKDGRLSESLAEDTSKALQSLKKMKMEKTGMLVEEAPGWSLEKFFELENQNEVNQLLRKHKELIRPLFETSQKIREIFSNHAVKIVLKMDKDTEEHYEGLSVIIETDIEPKRSLDLLDRFDNEWWLDVDETTRMLVTVMVQPV
- a CDS encoding DUF3883 domain-containing protein, giving the protein MNEPPKVREGQILIGSMFSEPMRVETVQQSGSDTWILGLVGTQSERFRKVTLSSVELEGLSFTDSRLNYDGDGRLLNLGLQAYSLGIAYEFDPYFGLSISRVDPLPHQLEAVYDYLLKVARVRFLLADDAGAGKTIMAGLLIRELELRGLAERILIVVPANLAFQWQRELKEKFDEKFVVMKGHDIRDQFGMNQWLEQKRVITSLDLAKRSDVLPGLKQVHWDLAIVDEAHRMSWTPPSKKTSRYALGELIRDATDHLLLLTATPHKGDPANFSLFLQLLDPDAYADVKSIRQAMEQRRAPFYLRRTKEAMVYFPERQADGTWAATKIFTKRIPRTVDFHIDGAEFDLYRDVTRFVKQQSAKAAAQEDDPRARAVGFLMSLYQRRLASSIHAMRRSLENRARRLDDGLKRAQDLARFAPPELPDPEELDEMEEVERERLEQMFEAISLAANAEQVKEEIEILKRLAEQAQTVEDSGTEAKLSRLKNLLHTEGFFDHSEKQLLIFTEFKDTLDYLMRCLEGWGFKIGCIHGGMKSGSREEKGTRLHAEQQFREKEIQILVATEAAGEGINLQVCHILFNYDIPWNPNRLEQRMGRIHRYGQRHDCLIFNFVATNTIEGHVLQRLLEKLQEIRDALDDDTVFNVVGEILPAAQIERVLREYYAGKLGDADLEDRILRNVDEKQFRSICQHALENLAAKKLNLEMLVERRALAQERRVVPETIARFLTESAEYVPMTIKLTPGLPHTFEPSRTPGVLRRFERDADWRLPSVASKYPRCSTDRETAEENNLEWVTPGHPLFESIRRHTYSQALSSFGKGACFYSLQHQTPARIDFYRARVVDGLGQIIHERLFVLEISESDQPRLQEMNAMGNFTVGDLPASLPAVANLPEAVQWLNENQLKQFLEETRAERLAEINRISSHIELSLTELLQRADEEIGRAAADVEQKFPGSEGRLAQSESRHAELLARRDRRRQELDRQKSLTLQAVERITSILVLPHPQRESPEIRHLTPDPEVEAIAMRVVMEYETKQGRQVFDIHEKNLGYDVTSLDLNSGELKLIEVKGLSASAGNVLLTPNERRVAEDRRDCFWLYVVTNCKSDPRVEPIKDPARFDWHEVTKVSHYYLSVNAMTQPIRVSEDQHPYGENDR
- a CDS encoding DUF4433 domain-containing protein, translated to MPTAIHKEKEQIKKVLDHYGIYKLYHFTCIDNLSIIGQCGGIWSKQKLENAGLLDKVFCGGTQGSVIVDKQFGNWDRIHSYFCPRTPMAYRVQENVDRTNKQNGHICYLIIDQSVAFWDGVHFTDTNAVRKGDGHKQAEGSAGLKLVDWDTIRSHLNGIYVPTEVWHRNVQAECLIPSEIPFANIQGVYFMSQASLEEGKRLWGNRTHPTFTVDEKLFHRGFPHAKRFLLTSQEITKDNCASPHEHETVFSSSDSATLLVNAHVTAGIKSRIVWFDSGLNIIKEGSTQFESSGVFWNWSILQMASVPDGYYFVEYYIGDIRWFRADFEIRSEP